The Enterobacter asburiae genome window below encodes:
- a CDS encoding alpha/beta hydrolase — protein MALEQGIAQLVQGFIAAGRPSSRRQTIEVRRAGYIASTGLAGKTETRVQVETLVLEGLTIRVFAPLNAPEILPAAIYYHGGCFISGGFETHDNQLRQLACYGNCRVIAVQYRLAPEHTFPAAHDDAERGADLVWQYAEKLGVDKNRLTLCGDSAGGHLALVTALRLKVKKLWQPVQLILIYPMLDATASFESYALNGTDYIITRDTLLSGYEMYLAETGRQHPEASPLWRDDFYGLPPVHIITAEYDPLCDEGEMLYQHLTEQGVKCTAQRWLGVIHGFFQLGGVSQSARDLMRDIAGRIKHARGE, from the coding sequence ATGGCACTGGAACAGGGTATTGCGCAGCTGGTTCAGGGATTTATCGCTGCAGGCCGGCCTTCGTCACGTCGACAGACCATTGAGGTACGACGAGCAGGGTACATTGCCAGCACGGGGCTTGCCGGGAAAACAGAAACGCGCGTTCAGGTGGAAACGCTAGTGCTTGAGGGCCTTACCATTCGGGTATTTGCACCTCTTAATGCCCCTGAAATATTGCCTGCTGCCATCTACTATCACGGCGGATGTTTTATCAGCGGCGGCTTTGAAACCCATGACAACCAACTCCGTCAGTTAGCCTGCTACGGCAATTGCCGGGTGATCGCGGTCCAGTACAGGTTAGCGCCGGAGCATACCTTCCCCGCCGCGCATGACGATGCTGAAAGAGGTGCAGACCTGGTCTGGCAGTATGCAGAAAAATTAGGCGTAGATAAGAACCGGCTCACCCTCTGTGGAGACAGCGCAGGAGGACATCTGGCGCTGGTAACGGCGCTGCGGCTTAAGGTTAAAAAGCTTTGGCAACCTGTACAGCTTATTCTTATCTATCCCATGCTCGACGCCACGGCCAGTTTTGAAAGCTATGCCCTTAATGGCACGGATTATATTATCACCCGCGATACCCTGCTCAGCGGGTATGAAATGTATCTCGCAGAGACTGGCCGCCAGCATCCGGAAGCCAGCCCGCTGTGGCGCGATGATTTTTACGGGCTTCCGCCAGTGCACATCATTACCGCAGAGTACGATCCGCTGTGCGATGAGGGAGAAATGTTGTATCAGCATCTGACTGAGCAGGGTGTCAAGTGTACTGCTCAGCGCTGGCTGGGCGTCATCCATGGCTTCTTTCAGCTTGGCGGCGTCAGCCAGTCAGCGCGAGACCTAATGCGGGATATCGCCGGGCGGATTAAGCACGCCCGAGGTGAATGA
- a CDS encoding ribbon-helix-helix domain-containing protein: MSLSADLDMGRILIDLSDDVIQRLDNLKQLRNQPRAELLREAIEQYLDQQSSSVIRDALGLWGNQQEDGLEYERKLREEW; encoded by the coding sequence ATGAGTCTTTCCGCGGATCTTGATATGGGCAGAATTCTGATCGATTTGTCTGATGACGTAATTCAACGACTGGATAATCTGAAGCAGCTGCGTAACCAACCTCGTGCCGAATTACTGCGTGAAGCAATTGAGCAATATCTCGACCAGCAGAGTTCATCGGTTATCCGCGATGCGCTTGGCCTGTGGGGAAACCAGCAGGAAGATGGGCTTGAGTATGAACGCAAGCTGCGTGAGGAGTGGTAA
- a CDS encoding type II toxin-antitoxin system VapC family toxin produces the protein MEHMAVFDTNILIDLFNNRVEAADAIDRTASHRAISLITWMEVMVGARKHGHEAKTAAVMGAFEIIDISRDIAERSVLLREKHGMKLPDAIILATAQSRSCPLISRNTKDFSGITGVVSPYQL, from the coding sequence ATGGAGCACATGGCAGTGTTTGATACCAATATTCTCATCGATCTTTTTAATAATCGTGTTGAGGCGGCGGATGCCATTGATCGCACGGCGTCGCATAGAGCCATTAGCCTGATCACGTGGATGGAGGTCATGGTGGGTGCGCGCAAGCACGGACATGAAGCAAAAACGGCGGCTGTGATGGGGGCTTTTGAGATTATTGATATTTCTCGGGATATCGCAGAAAGAAGCGTTTTACTTCGCGAGAAACATGGGATGAAACTGCCTGATGCCATTATTCTGGCTACTGCTCAGAGCAGAAGTTGCCCGTTAATCTCACGCAATACGAAAGACTTTTCGGGCATTACTGGAGTCGTTTCACCTTACCAGCTGTAG
- the fdhE gene encoding formate dehydrogenase accessory protein FdhE, which yields MSIRIIPQDELGSSEKRTADYIPPLLFPRLKNLYNRRAERLRELAENNPLGDFLRFAALVAHAQEVVLYDHPLQMDLTARIKEANAQGKPPLDIHVLPRDKHWQKLLHSLIAELKPEMSGTALAVIENLEKASELELEEMASALFASDFALVSSDKAPFIWAALSLYWAQMASLIPGKARAEYGEARQFCPVCGSMPVSSMVQIGTTQGLRYLHCNLCETEWHVVRIKCSNCEQTRDLNYWSLENEEAAVKAESCGDCGTYLKILYQEKDPKVEAVADDLASLILDAKMEQEGFARSSINPFLFPGEGE from the coding sequence ATGAGTATTCGCATAATCCCGCAAGATGAGCTGGGGTCGAGCGAGAAACGCACGGCGGATTATATTCCGCCGTTGTTATTCCCCAGACTCAAGAACCTCTACAACCGCCGCGCAGAGCGTCTGCGCGAGCTGGCAGAGAACAACCCGCTGGGCGATTTTCTGCGCTTTGCCGCGCTGGTTGCCCACGCGCAGGAAGTGGTGCTGTACGACCACCCGCTGCAAATGGATCTGACCGCGCGCATCAAAGAAGCCAACGCGCAGGGCAAGCCGCCGCTGGACATTCACGTCCTGCCGCGCGACAAGCACTGGCAAAAGCTGCTGCATTCGCTGATTGCCGAGCTGAAGCCGGAGATGAGCGGCACCGCGCTGGCGGTCATTGAGAATCTGGAAAAAGCGTCCGAACTTGAGCTGGAAGAGATGGCGAGCGCGCTGTTTGCCTCCGACTTCGCTCTGGTGAGCAGCGATAAAGCGCCGTTTATCTGGGCTGCGCTGTCGCTCTACTGGGCGCAAATGGCAAGCCTGATCCCCGGTAAAGCCCGCGCCGAATACGGCGAGGCGCGCCAGTTCTGCCCGGTCTGCGGCTCTATGCCGGTATCGAGCATGGTGCAAATCGGCACGACTCAGGGGCTGCGCTACCTGCACTGCAACCTGTGTGAAACCGAGTGGCACGTGGTGCGCATCAAATGCAGCAACTGCGAGCAGACCCGCGATCTGAACTATTGGTCGCTGGAAAATGAAGAAGCGGCAGTGAAAGCCGAAAGCTGCGGCGACTGCGGCACTTACCTGAAGATTCTGTATCAGGAAAAAGACCCGAAAGTCGAAGCGGTGGCCGACGATCTCGCTTCGCTGATTCTGGACGCGAAGATGGAGCAGGAGGGCTTTGCCCGCAGCTCGATCAACCCGTTCCTGTTCCCGGGTGAAGGGGAGTAA
- the fdoI gene encoding formate dehydrogenase cytochrome b556 subunit, with product MRKRDTIVRYTAPERINHWVTAFCFMLAAISGLGFFFPSFNWLMQVLGTPQLARILHPFVGVVMFASFIIMFFRYWHHNLINRDDIFWAKNIRKIVVNEEVGDTGRYNFGQKCVFWAAIIFLVLLLVSGVIIWRPYFAPAFSIPVIRFALMLHSFAAVALIVVIMVHIYAALWVKGTITAMVEGWVTSTWAKKHHPRWYREVRQKQEKSSE from the coding sequence ATGAGAAAACGTGACACCATCGTGCGCTACACCGCGCCGGAACGCATCAACCACTGGGTCACCGCCTTCTGCTTCATGCTGGCGGCGATAAGCGGGCTGGGGTTCTTCTTCCCGTCCTTCAACTGGCTGATGCAGGTACTGGGTACGCCACAGCTGGCGCGCATCCTTCACCCGTTCGTGGGTGTGGTGATGTTTGCCTCGTTTATCATCATGTTTTTCCGCTACTGGCACCATAACCTAATCAATCGGGATGATATCTTTTGGGCGAAGAATATTCGTAAGATCGTCGTCAACGAGGAAGTGGGTGATACCGGGCGTTATAACTTCGGCCAGAAATGCGTATTCTGGGCGGCGATTATCTTCCTGGTCCTGTTGCTGGTGAGCGGCGTGATCATCTGGCGTCCGTACTTTGCGCCTGCTTTCTCAATCCCGGTGATCCGATTTGCGCTGATGCTGCATTCATTTGCCGCAGTGGCGTTAATTGTGGTTATCATGGTGCATATCTACGCCGCCCTCTGGGTGAAAGGCACCATTACCGCGATGGTGGAAGGATGGGTAACCAGCACGTGGGCGAAGAAACATCACCCGCGCTGGTACCGTGAAGTCCGCCAGAAACAGGAAAAGTCATCTGAATGA
- the fdxH gene encoding formate dehydrogenase subunit beta, which translates to MAYQSQDIIRRSATNGFTPAPQARDHQQEVAKLIDVTTCIGCKACQVACSEWNDLRDEVGHNVGVYDNPADLTAKSWTVMRFSEVEQNDKLEWLIRKDGCMHCADPGCLKACPSEGAIIQYANGIVDFQSEQCIGCGYCIAGCPFDVPRLNPEDNRVYKCTLCVDRVTVGQEPACVKTCPTGAIHFGSKEDMKTLAAERVGELKTRGYDNAGLYDPAGVGGTHVMYVLHHADKPNLYHGLPENPEISATVKFWKGIWKPLAAVGFAATFAASIFHYVGVGPNRAEEEDDNLHEEKDEVRK; encoded by the coding sequence ATGGCTTATCAATCTCAAGACATTATCCGTCGTTCCGCGACTAACGGTTTCACGCCCGCGCCTCAGGCGCGGGACCACCAGCAGGAAGTGGCGAAGCTTATCGACGTGACCACCTGTATCGGCTGTAAAGCCTGTCAGGTGGCGTGTTCAGAGTGGAACGACCTGCGTGACGAAGTGGGTCACAACGTCGGGGTGTATGACAACCCGGCGGACCTGACCGCCAAGTCCTGGACGGTGATGCGTTTCTCGGAAGTGGAGCAGAACGACAAACTGGAATGGCTTATCCGCAAAGACGGCTGTATGCACTGTGCGGATCCGGGCTGCCTGAAGGCATGTCCGTCAGAAGGGGCTATCATTCAGTATGCCAACGGCATCGTCGACTTCCAGTCCGAACAGTGTATCGGCTGCGGCTACTGCATCGCGGGCTGCCCGTTCGACGTTCCGCGCCTGAACCCGGAAGACAATCGCGTCTACAAATGCACGCTGTGCGTAGACCGCGTCACCGTCGGCCAGGAGCCAGCGTGCGTGAAGACCTGCCCAACCGGCGCTATCCACTTTGGCTCCAAAGAGGATATGAAAACGCTGGCGGCAGAGCGCGTGGGCGAGCTGAAAACTCGTGGTTACGACAATGCGGGCCTGTACGATCCGGCCGGGGTTGGCGGTACGCACGTGATGTACGTGCTCCACCACGCCGACAAGCCGAACCTGTATCACGGCCTGCCGGAGAACCCGGAAATCAGCGCCACCGTGAAGTTCTGGAAAGGCATCTGGAAACCGCTGGCAGCGGTCGGTTTTGCTGCCACCTTCGCAGCGAGCATCTTCCACTACGTCGGCGTTGGTCCGAACCGCGCGGAAGAGGAAGACGACAACCTGCATGAAGAGAAAGACGAGGTGCGCAAATGA
- the fdnG gene encoding formate dehydrogenase-N subunit alpha — protein sequence MQVSRRQFFKICAGGMAGTTAAALGFAPGVALAETRQYKLLRTRETRNTCTYCSVGCGLLMYSLGDGAKNAKASIFHIEGDPDHPVNRGALCPKGAGLVDFIHSESRLKFPEYRAPGSDKWQQISWEEAFDRIAKHIKEDRDANFVEKNADGVTVNRWLSTGMLCASASSNETGYLTQKFTRALGMLAVDNQARVUHGPTVASLAPTFGRGAMTNHWVDIKNANLIVVMGGNAAEAHPVGFRWAMEAKIHNGAKLIVIDPRFTRTASVADFYTPIRSGTDITFLSGVLLYLMTNEKYNREYTEAYTNASLIVREDYHFEDGLFSGYDAEKRKYDKTSWNYELDEKGFAKRDTTLQHPRCVWNLLKEHASRYTPEVVENICGTPKADFLKVCELIAETSAKDKTASFLYALGWTQHSIGAQNIRTMAMVQLLLGNMGMAGGGVNALRGHSNIQGLTDLGLLSQSLPGYMNLPSEKQTDLQTYLTASTPKPLLEGQVNYWGNYPKFFVSMMKAFFGDKATAENSWGFDWLPKWDKGYDVLQYFEMMHQGKVNGYLCQGFNPVASFPNKNKVVESLSKLKFLVTIDPLNTETSTFWQNHGESNDVDPSRIQTEVFRLPSTCFAEENGSIVNSGRWLQWHWKGADAPGIAMNDGEILAGIFLRLRKMYAEEGGANPEPVLNMTWNYSTPENPAPEEVAMESNGKALADVIDPATGTVLAKKGDQLSTFAHLRDDGTTSSGCWIFAGSWTPKGNQMANRDNADPSGLGNTLGWAWAWPLNRRILYNRASADPQGNPWDPKRQLLKWDGAKWGGVDIPDYSTAAPGSDVGPFIMQPEGMGRLFAIDKMAEGPFPEHYEPFETPLGTNPLHPNVVSNPAARIFKGDFEALGKKDKFPYVGTTYRLTEHFHYWTKHALLNAIAQPEQFVEIGEKLAGKLGIAHGDTVKVSSNRGYIKAKAVVTKRIRTLNVHGQEVDTIGIPIHWGYEGVAKKGFIANTLTPFVGDANTQTPEFKAFLVNVEKV from the coding sequence ATGCAGGTCAGCAGAAGGCAGTTCTTTAAGATCTGCGCTGGCGGTATGGCAGGCACCACGGCAGCGGCACTGGGCTTTGCGCCCGGCGTAGCGCTGGCGGAAACGCGGCAGTATAAACTGCTGCGCACCCGTGAAACCCGTAATACCTGTACGTACTGCTCTGTCGGTTGCGGGCTGTTGATGTATAGCCTCGGCGACGGTGCTAAAAACGCCAAAGCGTCTATTTTCCATATCGAAGGCGACCCCGATCATCCGGTCAACCGCGGCGCATTGTGCCCGAAAGGGGCCGGTCTGGTGGACTTTATCCACTCCGAAAGCCGCCTCAAATTCCCTGAATATCGCGCGCCTGGCTCCGATAAATGGCAGCAAATCAGCTGGGAAGAGGCGTTCGACCGCATCGCAAAACACATTAAAGAAGACCGCGATGCCAACTTTGTTGAGAAGAACGCCGACGGCGTTACGGTCAACCGCTGGCTCTCCACCGGGATGCTGTGCGCTTCTGCTTCCAGCAACGAAACCGGATATTTAACCCAGAAATTTACGCGCGCACTCGGTATGCTCGCGGTCGACAACCAGGCGCGTGTCTGACACGGACCAACGGTAGCAAGTCTTGCTCCAACATTTGGTCGCGGTGCGATGACCAACCACTGGGTCGACATCAAGAACGCCAACCTCATTGTGGTGATGGGCGGTAACGCCGCTGAAGCGCACCCTGTCGGGTTCCGCTGGGCGATGGAAGCCAAAATCCACAACGGTGCGAAACTGATTGTGATCGATCCCCGCTTTACGCGAACTGCGTCAGTGGCGGATTTCTACACCCCTATTCGTTCAGGTACTGACATCACTTTCCTGTCAGGCGTATTGCTGTACCTGATGACCAACGAAAAATATAACCGCGAATACACCGAAGCCTATACCAACGCCAGCCTGATCGTGCGTGAGGATTACCACTTCGAAGATGGCCTGTTCAGCGGTTACGACGCCGAAAAACGCAAATACGATAAAACCAGCTGGAACTACGAGCTGGATGAGAAAGGCTTTGCGAAACGCGACACCACCCTGCAACATCCGCGCTGCGTGTGGAACCTGCTGAAAGAGCACGCTTCCCGCTACACGCCGGAGGTTGTTGAGAATATCTGCGGGACGCCGAAGGCAGACTTCCTTAAGGTGTGCGAGCTGATCGCCGAGACCAGCGCGAAAGACAAAACCGCGTCGTTCCTGTACGCCCTCGGCTGGACGCAGCACTCCATCGGTGCGCAGAACATCCGTACCATGGCGATGGTTCAGCTCCTGCTCGGCAACATGGGGATGGCAGGCGGCGGCGTGAACGCCCTGCGCGGTCACTCCAACATTCAGGGTCTGACCGACCTCGGCCTGCTGTCCCAAAGCCTGCCGGGTTACATGAACCTGCCAAGCGAGAAACAGACCGATCTGCAAACCTACCTGACGGCCAGCACGCCTAAACCGCTGCTCGAAGGCCAGGTAAACTACTGGGGCAACTATCCGAAGTTCTTCGTCTCGATGATGAAAGCCTTCTTCGGCGACAAAGCGACGGCTGAAAACAGCTGGGGCTTTGACTGGCTGCCGAAGTGGGACAAAGGCTACGACGTTCTGCAGTATTTCGAGATGATGCACCAGGGCAAAGTGAACGGCTATCTGTGCCAGGGCTTTAACCCGGTTGCCTCGTTCCCGAACAAGAACAAGGTTGTTGAGTCCCTGTCGAAGCTGAAGTTCCTGGTGACGATTGACCCGCTCAATACCGAGACCTCAACCTTCTGGCAGAACCACGGGGAATCGAACGACGTCGATCCATCGAGGATTCAGACCGAAGTGTTCCGTCTGCCGTCGACCTGCTTCGCGGAAGAGAACGGTTCTATCGTTAACTCCGGACGCTGGCTGCAGTGGCACTGGAAAGGCGCGGACGCCCCGGGCATCGCCATGAACGACGGCGAGATCCTGGCCGGTATCTTCTTACGCCTGCGTAAGATGTATGCGGAAGAAGGCGGCGCGAACCCGGAACCGGTGCTGAACATGACCTGGAACTACTCGACGCCGGAAAACCCTGCGCCGGAAGAAGTGGCGATGGAGAGCAACGGCAAGGCGCTGGCGGACGTTATCGACCCGGCCACCGGTACAGTGCTGGCGAAGAAAGGCGATCAGCTCAGCACCTTCGCGCACCTGCGCGATGACGGCACCACGTCAAGCGGCTGCTGGATCTTCGCCGGTAGCTGGACGCCAAAAGGCAACCAGATGGCCAACCGCGACAACGCAGACCCGTCGGGCCTTGGCAATACGCTGGGCTGGGCATGGGCGTGGCCGCTCAACCGCCGCATCCTCTATAACCGCGCATCCGCTGATCCGCAGGGCAACCCGTGGGATCCGAAGCGTCAGCTTCTGAAGTGGGACGGCGCGAAATGGGGCGGCGTGGATATTCCGGACTACAGCACTGCCGCACCGGGCAGCGACGTTGGGCCGTTTATCATGCAGCCTGAAGGGATGGGACGCCTGTTTGCTATCGATAAGATGGCGGAAGGTCCGTTCCCGGAACACTACGAGCCGTTTGAGACGCCGCTGGGTACCAACCCGCTGCACCCGAACGTGGTCTCTAACCCGGCAGCCCGTATCTTCAAGGGCGATTTCGAAGCGCTGGGTAAAAAGGACAAGTTCCCGTACGTGGGCACCACCTACCGTCTGACCGAGCACTTCCACTACTGGACCAAGCACGCGCTGCTTAACGCCATCGCGCAGCCGGAACAGTTTGTGGAGATCGGCGAGAAGCTGGCGGGCAAGCTCGGCATCGCCCATGGCGATACCGTGAAGGTCTCCTCTAACCGCGGCTATATTAAAGCCAAGGCGGTGGTGACCAAGCGTATCCGCACGCTGAACGTTCACGGTCAGGAGGTGGACACCATCGGTATCCCGATCCACTGGGGCTATGAGGGTGTGGCGAAGAAAGGGTTCATTGCGAACACCCTGACGCCGTTCGTCGGCGATGCGAACACGCAGACGCCGGAGTTTAAGGCCTTCCTCGTGAACGTGGAAAAGGTGTAA
- the fdhD gene encoding formate dehydrogenase accessory sulfurtransferase FdhD, translating into MSKQNRAPHSSPLPAGIVELSVHRPPHITHATPDFLAEEVPVALVYNGISHVVMMASPKDLELFAIGFSLSEGIIDHPQEIYGMDVVQACNGLEVQIELSSRRFMGLKERRRALAGRTGCGVCGVEQLNDIGKPVAPLPFTQTFDLARLDHALEHLNDVQPIGQLSGCTHAAAWVLPSGDIAGGHEDVGRHVALDKLLGRRARESDVWKQGAALVSSRASYEMVQKSAMCGVEILFAVSAATTLAVEVAERCNLTLVGFCKPGRATIYTHPQRLIVNQ; encoded by the coding sequence GTGTCTAAACAAAACCGTGCTCCCCACTCGTCACCCCTGCCTGCGGGCATTGTGGAACTGTCGGTACACAGACCGCCCCACATTACCCATGCCACGCCGGATTTTCTGGCGGAAGAGGTGCCCGTTGCGCTCGTTTACAACGGCATCTCGCACGTGGTGATGATGGCTTCGCCGAAAGATCTCGAACTGTTCGCCATCGGTTTTTCCCTCTCGGAAGGCATCATTGACCATCCGCAGGAGATCTACGGCATGGACGTGGTGCAGGCTTGCAACGGCCTTGAAGTGCAAATCGAACTCTCCAGCCGCCGCTTTATGGGGCTGAAAGAGCGCCGCCGCGCGCTGGCCGGGCGTACCGGCTGCGGCGTCTGTGGCGTTGAGCAACTCAATGATATTGGCAAACCCGTTGCGCCACTGCCGTTTACTCAGACCTTTGATCTGGCTCGCCTCGACCATGCGCTCGAGCATCTGAACGATGTACAGCCCATCGGCCAGCTGAGCGGCTGCACGCACGCGGCGGCATGGGTGTTGCCGTCGGGGGATATTGCCGGTGGGCATGAGGACGTTGGCCGCCACGTGGCCCTGGATAAGCTGCTTGGTCGCCGTGCGCGTGAAAGTGACGTCTGGAAGCAGGGGGCGGCACTCGTTTCCAGCCGCGCTAGCTATGAGATGGTGCAAAAATCGGCGATGTGCGGTGTGGAAATTCTGTTTGCGGTATCGGCGGCGACCACGCTGGCGGTGGAGGTGGCGGAGCGTTGCAACCTGACGCTGGTGGGCTTCTGCAAGCCGGGAAGGGCGACGATTTATACCCATCCGCAGCGGTTAATAGTTAATCAATAA
- a CDS encoding YdgH/BhsA/McbA family protein produces MNSIKTFVAVIALATSFGSFAAQTVTATASTIDGAEAKIAAQAQDAGASSYKITQAFSGNRVHMTAELTK; encoded by the coding sequence ATGAATAGCATCAAAACTTTTGTCGCTGTAATCGCTCTGGCTACTTCTTTCGGTTCTTTCGCTGCACAGACCGTGACCGCAACCGCGTCAACCATTGATGGCGCAGAAGCTAAAATCGCGGCTCAGGCTCAGGATGCTGGGGCATCATCTTACAAAATTACCCAGGCGTTTTCAGGTAACCGCGTACACATGACTGCTGAACTGACTAAATAA
- a CDS encoding AzlD domain-containing protein: MGNMTFFILGIAILSAGTYLMRLGGAKLGSRLALSERSQALLSDAATVLLFSVALATTFYEGDHFAGMARVLGVAFAVFLAWRKMPLIVVIVAAAVVTALLRVAGIN, from the coding sequence ATGGGAAATATGACGTTTTTTATTCTCGGCATCGCCATTTTGTCTGCGGGAACGTATCTGATGCGTCTTGGCGGGGCGAAACTGGGCAGCAGGCTGGCATTGTCAGAGCGTTCACAGGCGCTGCTGTCAGATGCGGCAACGGTATTGCTGTTTTCCGTGGCGCTGGCGACCACGTTTTATGAAGGTGACCACTTTGCCGGCATGGCGCGCGTGCTGGGCGTGGCGTTTGCGGTATTTCTGGCCTGGCGGAAGATGCCGTTAATTGTGGTGATCGTGGCGGCGGCAGTCGTAACCGCGCTGCTGCGCGTGGCGGGCATAAACTAA
- a CDS encoding AzlC family ABC transporter permease has translation MKHHLSCLKGDTIKAIILVCLAVGVVGMSYGSLAIAYGFPVWVPFVLSITVLAGASEFMFIGIVASGGNPLAAAAAGLLVNARHVPFGVTVRELVGKRGLSLLGCHIMNDESVVFGLSQKTPEQRKAAYWLCGLGVAIVWPLGALLGAMVGKLLPDPETIGLDAVFPAILLALVVPAFKNRTTLIRACSGAVVSLAAVPFAPVGLPVLLSLLGLAARKK, from the coding sequence ATGAAGCATCATCTCTCTTGCCTGAAAGGCGACACCATAAAAGCAATCATCCTGGTCTGCCTCGCGGTCGGCGTGGTCGGGATGTCATACGGCTCGCTGGCGATTGCCTACGGTTTCCCGGTCTGGGTACCGTTTGTACTCTCCATCACCGTACTCGCGGGCGCGTCAGAGTTTATGTTTATCGGCATTGTGGCAAGCGGCGGTAACCCGCTGGCGGCCGCGGCCGCGGGGTTGCTGGTCAACGCGCGGCACGTGCCGTTTGGCGTGACGGTGCGTGAACTGGTGGGCAAACGCGGCCTGAGCCTGTTGGGCTGCCACATCATGAACGACGAAAGCGTGGTCTTTGGCCTGTCGCAAAAAACGCCCGAACAGCGCAAAGCGGCGTACTGGCTATGTGGTTTAGGCGTGGCGATTGTCTGGCCGCTGGGGGCCCTGCTGGGCGCCATGGTCGGCAAGCTGCTGCCGGACCCGGAAACCATCGGGCTGGATGCGGTATTCCCGGCCATATTGCTGGCGCTGGTGGTTCCCGCGTTTAAAAACCGTACCACGCTGATCCGCGCCTGCAGCGGCGCCGTTGTGTCGCTGGCCGCCGTGCCGTTTGCTCCGGTGGGATTACCGGTGCTGCTCTCTTTACTGGGTCTCGCTGCGAGGAAAAAATAA
- a CDS encoding helix-turn-helix domain-containing protein: MTQPISLIAKSLVRERLRTGLSLAEIARRAGIAKSTLSQLESGNGNPSLETLWSLCVALDIPFARLLEPQQPTTQVIRRGEGTKVVAGQANYEAILLAACPPGARRDVYLLMTQPGADRISQPHPPGSVEHIIVTQGRALVGLIDAAEELGPGDYICYPADLPHIFKALEPDTHALLVAEQN; this comes from the coding sequence ATGACGCAGCCAATCAGCCTGATCGCTAAAAGTCTGGTGCGGGAACGCCTGCGAACCGGGCTTTCACTGGCGGAAATCGCTCGCCGTGCCGGGATCGCTAAATCTACGCTTTCTCAGCTTGAGTCCGGTAACGGTAACCCTAGCCTGGAAACGCTGTGGTCGCTTTGCGTGGCGCTGGATATACCTTTCGCCCGCCTGCTTGAACCACAGCAGCCTACCACTCAGGTGATCCGCCGTGGTGAAGGGACGAAAGTGGTCGCCGGACAGGCCAATTATGAAGCCATTTTGCTGGCCGCATGCCCTCCCGGCGCGCGCCGCGATGTCTATCTTCTGATGACCCAGCCGGGCGCAGACCGCATTTCCCAGCCGCATCCGCCGGGGTCCGTTGAACATATTATTGTGACGCAGGGGCGCGCGTTAGTGGGCCTGATCGACGCGGCCGAAGAACTCGGCCCGGGAGATTACATCTGTTATCCCGCCGATCTGCCGCATATCTTTAAGGCGCTGGAGCCGGATACGCACGCGCTGCTGGTGGCGGAACAAAACTAA
- the sodA gene encoding superoxide dismutase [Mn], whose protein sequence is MSYTLPSLPYAYDALEPHFDKQTMEIHHTKHHQTYVNNANAALESLPEFANLSAEELITKLDQLPADKKTVLRNNAGGHANHSLFWKGLKTGTTLQGDLKAAIERDFGSVDNFKAEFEKAAATRFGSGWAWLVLKGDKLAVVSTANQDSPLMGEAISGASGFPILGLDVWEHAYYLKFQNRRPDYIKAFWDVVNWDEAAARFAAKK, encoded by the coding sequence ATGAGTTATACACTGCCATCCCTGCCGTATGCCTACGACGCACTGGAACCGCATTTCGACAAGCAGACGATGGAAATCCATCACACTAAACACCACCAGACCTATGTGAACAACGCGAACGCCGCGCTGGAAAGCCTGCCAGAGTTCGCTAACCTGTCTGCTGAAGAGCTGATCACCAAGCTGGACCAGCTGCCAGCGGACAAGAAAACCGTTCTGCGTAACAACGCTGGCGGCCACGCTAACCACAGCCTGTTCTGGAAAGGCCTGAAGACCGGTACCACCCTTCAGGGCGACCTGAAAGCGGCTATCGAGCGCGACTTCGGCTCTGTTGACAACTTCAAAGCGGAATTCGAAAAAGCCGCTGCAACCCGTTTTGGCTCTGGCTGGGCGTGGCTGGTTCTGAAAGGCGACAAGCTGGCGGTGGTTTCTACTGCTAACCAGGACTCCCCGCTGATGGGTGAAGCAATTTCTGGCGCATCCGGCTTCCCAATCCTGGGTCTGGACGTTTGGGAACACGCTTACTACCTGAAATTCCAGAACCGTCGTCCGGACTACATCAAAGCCTTCTGGGACGTGGTGAACTGGGACGAAGCAGCAGCACGTTTCGCCGCTAAAAAATAA